A part of Bubalus bubalis isolate 160015118507 breed Murrah chromosome 6, NDDB_SH_1, whole genome shotgun sequence genomic DNA contains:
- the LOC112585493 gene encoding olfactory receptor 12-like, protein MASHRNGNLPEMPLQEFMLDGFEGGPQTQALLFALFLALYVVAILGNLTMIVVITLDARLHSPMYFFLKNLSFLDLCYSSVIAPKALVNFLSSSKVITFKGCATQFFFFSMMGTTETLLLAVMAYDRFVAICSPLSYPISMRPSVCACLVLGTYCGGCLNSGVQTILTFSLLFCSSNHINHFFCDVIPLLQLTCASTTVNELVLFAMCGLIIVGTTLVVLTSYGYITVTILRMRSGGGRHKLFSTCGSHMTAVSLFYGTLFVMYAQPGAVESVEQGKVVSVFYTLVIPMLNPLIYSLRNKDVKDALRRLGQKHTAT, encoded by the coding sequence ATGGCATCCCACAGAAATGGAAACCTCCCAGAGATGCCTCTGCAGGAGTTCATGCTGGATGGATTTGAGGGTGGCCCACAGACCCAGGCCCTGCTCTTTGCTCTGTTCCTGGCCCTGTACGTGGTGGCCATCCTGGGGAACCTCACCATGATCGTGGTCATCACCCTGGATGCCCGTCTGCACTCCccaatgtacttcttcctcaagaACCTCTCCTTCCTGGACCTGTGCTACTCATCTGTCATCGCCCCCAAGGCCCTGGTCAACTTCCTGTCCTCCTCCAAGGTGATAACCTTTAAGGGATGTGCCACCCagttcttcttcttctccatGATGGGCACTACTGAGACTCTCCTCTTggctgtgatggcctatgaccgcttcgTGGCCATCTGCAGCCCCCTGAGCTACCCCATCTCCATGCGCCCCTCGGTCTGTGCCTGTCTGGTGCTGGGCACCTACTGCGGGGGCTGCCTCAACTCTGGGGTGCAGACAATCCTCACATTCAGCCTCCTGTTCTGCAGCTCCAACCACAtcaaccacttcttctgtgatgtgATCCCCCTGCTCCAGCTCACTTGTGCCAGCACGACCGTCAATGAGCTGGTCTTGTTTGCTATGTGTGGCCTCATCATTGTGGGCACCACACTCGTGGTCCTCACCTCCTATGGCTACATCACAGTGACCATCCTGAGGATGCGCTCAGGAGGAGGGAGACACAAGCtcttctccacctgtggctcccacATGACAGCCGTGTCCCTCTTTTATGGGACCCTTTTTGTCATGTATGCCCAGCCGGGAGCTGTGGAGTCCGTGGAGCAGGGCAAGGTGGTCTCTGTCTTCTACACTCTGGTCATCCCGATGCTGAATCCCCTCATCTACAGTCTGAGAAACAAGGACGTGAAGGATGCCCTGCGGAGACTGGGTCAGAAGCACACAGCCACATGA